One Fuerstiella marisgermanici DNA window includes the following coding sequences:
- a CDS encoding response regulator transcription factor: MTNDPIIYVVDDDADSRDSVAALVSQMAWRVQSFASAEDFLAAYTGYRPACLLTDHRMLGMTGVELLEKLRSNGVSLSVIVMTAFAETDLTVRAIRSGAVTLLEKPFSNTSLWDAIREAITEDRQQAQDEALKLRIEERLTMLTESELDVLKLISRGEPNKSVAAKLNVSIRTVESRRSSIFEKMQVSSVAELVRLVMIARPDLC, from the coding sequence ATGACAAATGATCCGATCATCTACGTCGTCGACGACGATGCCGATTCCCGAGACTCAGTAGCGGCGCTGGTGTCGCAAATGGCCTGGCGAGTGCAGTCGTTTGCGTCGGCCGAAGACTTTCTGGCGGCTTATACCGGCTATCGGCCTGCCTGCCTGCTGACTGACCATCGCATGCTGGGCATGACCGGCGTCGAACTGCTGGAGAAGTTGCGATCAAACGGCGTGTCGCTGTCGGTCATTGTCATGACGGCGTTCGCGGAAACCGACCTGACCGTACGAGCAATCCGCAGCGGTGCCGTCACGTTACTGGAGAAGCCTTTTTCCAACACGTCGCTATGGGACGCGATTCGAGAAGCGATCACGGAAGACCGTCAGCAGGCCCAGGACGAAGCACTGAAACTTCGCATTGAAGAGCGCCTCACCATGCTGACAGAAAGCGAACTGGACGTTTTGAAACTGATCTCACGAGGCGAACCGAACAAATCTGTGGCGGCGAAACTGAACGTGAGTATCCGGACTGTCGAAAGTCGACGCAGCAGCATCTTCGAAAAGATGCAGGTCTCGTCTGTGGCCGAATTGGTGCGACTTGTGATGATCGCACGGCCCGATTTATGTTGA
- the mgtE gene encoding magnesium transporter has translation MPDAYSSLILPDVRLMVQEEDRHGLTEFCRVLHPAVIANILEELEPREVWAILDHADLRLRVEIFEYINLRRQTEMVAELDKRRLSELLEEMSPDDRVDLLSRMPHDRVQDLLPLIAQAERNDIRRLLSYEEHSAGSIMTTEYASLPADITVNQALQRLREQAPNSETIYYIYILNSARRLEGLISLRELILARPESVLSDIMQRDVIRMRVDEDREDVVQELARYNFIAMPLVDTEDRLVGIVTHDDALDVVQEEATEDAYRQGAVEPLRDDYEDTPMLTILWKRGIWLLVLSVVALMTAGVADIYAQSTAEGGARASEAPPGLTSALIFLFIPLVMASGGNAGSQSATLFIRMFALQPADAAVPGMEYHVDRDLILREFAIAASMGAVLGAMDFLFVWLWFDKGVDRAAVVGLTVFLIVILGTTAGTMLPILFRRMGMDPAIMSNPLIAAIVDVLGIVIFYEVAMALL, from the coding sequence GTGCCGGACGCTTACAGTTCGCTGATTCTTCCTGACGTGCGATTGATGGTGCAGGAAGAAGATCGGCACGGATTGACGGAGTTCTGCCGTGTGCTGCACCCGGCCGTGATCGCCAACATTCTGGAGGAACTGGAGCCACGCGAAGTCTGGGCGATTCTGGACCACGCCGACCTGCGGCTGCGGGTTGAAATCTTCGAGTACATCAATCTGCGGCGTCAGACAGAGATGGTGGCCGAGCTGGACAAGCGACGGCTGTCCGAGCTTCTGGAAGAAATGTCGCCGGACGACCGAGTCGACCTGCTGTCCCGGATGCCCCATGACCGCGTCCAGGACCTGTTGCCGCTGATCGCTCAGGCCGAACGTAACGACATCCGTCGGCTGCTGTCCTACGAAGAGCACAGCGCCGGTTCGATCATGACGACGGAGTATGCGTCGCTGCCAGCGGATATCACAGTCAATCAGGCCCTGCAGCGCCTGCGGGAACAGGCGCCCAACAGCGAAACGATCTATTACATCTATATCCTGAACAGCGCGAGGCGGCTGGAAGGTTTGATTTCGCTGCGGGAACTGATTCTGGCGAGGCCGGAATCGGTCTTGTCCGACATCATGCAGCGTGACGTGATTCGGATGCGAGTTGACGAAGACCGCGAAGACGTTGTTCAGGAACTGGCTCGCTACAACTTCATCGCGATGCCGCTGGTTGACACGGAAGACCGGCTTGTCGGCATCGTAACTCACGACGACGCTCTTGACGTTGTTCAGGAAGAAGCGACGGAAGACGCCTATCGTCAGGGGGCGGTTGAACCGCTGCGAGACGACTACGAAGACACACCGATGCTGACCATCCTGTGGAAGCGGGGTATCTGGCTGCTGGTGCTTTCCGTCGTCGCGCTGATGACGGCTGGTGTCGCTGACATCTACGCTCAATCAACGGCCGAAGGAGGTGCTCGTGCCAGCGAAGCACCGCCCGGTCTGACGTCGGCATTGATCTTTCTGTTCATCCCTTTGGTGATGGCCAGCGGCGGAAATGCGGGCTCTCAATCGGCCACGCTGTTTATTCGCATGTTCGCACTGCAACCGGCAGACGCGGCCGTGCCGGGGATGGAGTACCACGTCGATCGGGATTTGATTCTGAGGGAATTTGCCATTGCGGCGTCCATGGGCGCGGTGCTGGGGGCGATGGATTTCCTGTTTGTGTGGCTGTGGTTCGATAAGGGTGTCGACCGTGCGGCGGTGGTCGGGCTGACCGTCTTTCTGATCGTCATTCTTGGCACAACAGCAGGCACGATGTTGCCGATTCTGTTTCGCCGCATGGGGATGGACCCGGCCATCATGTCCAACCCACTGATCGCCGCCATTGTGGACGTGCTGGGGATCGTGATCTTTTACGAAGTGGCGATGGCTCTTCTGTAG
- the rpsI gene encoding 30S ribosomal protein S9: MSTDSPTNEEPQDESVTPEVSAESTASEQPEAAAPEVPATEVPATEVPSGDLPELTLGGGTAPVTDPDHVPTVRGKIDRFGVAMGTGRRKSSVARVRVKEGSGQLVINGRSLDEYFCVERDRQMVLAPIQLVGKEGKVDVSIRVNGGGTTGQTGAIVLGLGRALQTLEPTAHADLAAAGYLTRDSRMVERKKYGLRKARRSYQFSKR; the protein is encoded by the coding sequence ATGAGCACTGACTCACCCACGAACGAAGAACCCCAGGACGAAAGCGTCACTCCGGAAGTGTCAGCTGAGTCCACCGCGTCTGAGCAACCGGAAGCGGCGGCCCCTGAAGTGCCTGCAACTGAGGTTCCGGCGACAGAAGTGCCTTCGGGCGACCTGCCTGAATTGACATTGGGTGGTGGTACAGCTCCGGTTACGGATCCGGATCACGTGCCAACCGTTCGCGGCAAAATCGACCGGTTTGGTGTGGCAATGGGCACAGGACGTCGCAAGTCGTCTGTTGCTCGAGTCCGTGTCAAAGAAGGCAGCGGACAGCTCGTGATCAACGGCCGTTCACTGGACGAATACTTCTGCGTCGAACGCGACCGTCAAATGGTCCTCGCACCAATCCAGCTGGTTGGTAAAGAAGGCAAAGTCGACGTTTCGATTCGCGTCAACGGTGGTGGAACGACGGGACAGACCGGGGCGATTGTCCTGGGCCTTGGCCGTGCTCTGCAAACGCTCGAACCGACAGCCCATGCCGATCTGGCCGCGGCTGGCTACCTGACTCGTGACAGTCGTATGGTAGAACGTAAGAAATACGGTCTTCGAAAAGCTCGTCGAAGCTACCAGTTCTCAAAACGATAA
- the rplM gene encoding 50S ribosomal protein L13 → MPMLAKSWMAKKEQAEDIREWYVVDGDGEIVGRLASAIATVLMGKHKATYTPHVDCGGCVVVTNVEKVSFTGGEMAHPKVPYYSTKMHHKTYDSYSGFPGGRRVRSAVNVFETAPERILSEAVRRMLPKNKLGRQMLKKLKLFVGPEHTHQAQTPVPFPAHLVPKRNKRSN, encoded by the coding sequence ATGCCGATGCTCGCAAAATCCTGGATGGCCAAAAAAGAACAGGCCGAGGACATCCGCGAATGGTACGTCGTCGACGGCGATGGCGAAATTGTCGGACGCCTCGCGTCTGCGATTGCTACTGTTCTGATGGGCAAGCACAAAGCCACCTACACTCCGCATGTGGATTGTGGCGGTTGTGTGGTTGTCACCAACGTGGAAAAGGTGTCCTTCACCGGCGGTGAGATGGCTCACCCGAAGGTGCCTTATTATTCCACCAAGATGCACCACAAGACTTACGACAGCTACAGCGGGTTCCCAGGCGGTCGTCGAGTTCGTTCTGCCGTTAACGTGTTCGAAACGGCACCAGAACGAATTCTTAGCGAAGCCGTGCGTCGCATGCTTCCCAAGAACAAGCTGGGTCGCCAGATGCTGAAGAAGCTAAAGCTGTTTGTTGGACCTGAACACACTCATCAGGCACAAACGCCCGTACCGTTTCCGGCACACTTAGTGCCGAAGCGAAACAAACGATCCAACTAA
- a CDS encoding IS1634 family transposase, with translation MFIRQCHRIKNGRRHAYWALVESYRSASGPRQRVVAWLGKLDEAGRLGVHQAAEVLAGSDEVAPGVTADQSQPLSRQMRFEFDDDASAVTPRWVEVNAAGVRVENLRQFGGPWMALHLIRTLQLDTFLSNAIPEGRELVGWDVSSLILIIARLLEPASELFTAEQWYPKTALRDLLGVSEERVNDNRLYRTLDQLLPHKDALETHLKNRLGHLFDLEYDLLMYDVTSTYFEGQAERNPLAQRGYSRDNRSDCKQVCIGLVVSRCGMPLGYKVFAGNTADVTTVEHIVETMEARYGKSDRIWVMDRGMVSEDNIEFLREGGRRYIVGTPKSMLKKFEHELLKEDWTSIRDGLEVKVVPWPGSDDPDESEDCNTSPETFILCRSRDRSKKEEAITQRFEKKIEESLIRMTARCDKQKRDPMKVEREIGRLLGKNTRAAKLFDVKVTKTDDGAARIEWSKIEATRDWATLSSGCYLLRTNVSDWSDEELWKAYIQLTEAEAAFRIHKSDLSIRPIWHQKEDRVLAHIFVCFLAYVLWKTLGQLCSKAGLGDEPRRVLAELSEIRSMDVVLPTRTGPEIRTRCVSKPSDHQQILLEKLSLNLPSKIIQKQM, from the coding sequence ATGTTCATTCGCCAATGCCATCGGATCAAAAACGGTCGTCGCCACGCCTACTGGGCGCTGGTCGAATCGTATCGCTCGGCCAGTGGGCCGCGGCAGCGGGTGGTCGCGTGGCTGGGGAAGCTTGACGAAGCCGGTCGACTGGGCGTGCATCAGGCGGCGGAAGTTTTGGCCGGTAGCGATGAGGTTGCACCCGGTGTCACCGCTGATCAGTCACAACCGCTCAGTCGACAGATGCGATTCGAGTTCGATGATGATGCGTCTGCCGTGACTCCGCGATGGGTCGAAGTCAACGCCGCCGGAGTTCGTGTGGAAAACCTGCGACAGTTCGGCGGGCCGTGGATGGCTCTGCACCTGATTCGCACGCTGCAACTGGATACGTTCCTGAGCAACGCGATCCCTGAAGGTCGTGAACTGGTCGGCTGGGATGTGAGTTCGCTGATTCTGATCATTGCGCGGCTGCTCGAACCTGCCAGCGAACTCTTCACCGCCGAACAATGGTATCCGAAAACGGCACTGCGGGATCTGCTCGGCGTGAGCGAAGAACGTGTGAACGATAATCGGCTGTACCGCACACTCGATCAGCTGCTGCCGCACAAGGACGCATTGGAAACGCATCTGAAGAATCGCCTTGGCCATCTGTTCGATCTCGAATACGACCTGCTGATGTATGACGTCACCAGCACTTACTTCGAAGGTCAGGCCGAACGCAATCCGCTGGCTCAGCGTGGCTATTCGCGCGATAACCGCAGCGACTGCAAGCAGGTCTGCATCGGGCTGGTGGTGTCTCGATGCGGAATGCCGCTGGGATACAAGGTGTTTGCCGGCAATACGGCCGACGTTACTACCGTGGAACACATCGTCGAAACGATGGAAGCACGCTACGGGAAAAGCGATCGCATCTGGGTCATGGATCGCGGCATGGTGTCGGAAGACAACATCGAATTCCTGCGCGAAGGCGGTCGACGCTACATCGTCGGCACTCCCAAATCGATGCTGAAGAAGTTTGAACACGAGCTGCTGAAGGAAGACTGGACCAGCATTCGCGATGGCCTGGAAGTCAAGGTCGTGCCGTGGCCCGGCAGCGACGATCCGGATGAATCGGAAGACTGCAACACATCGCCGGAGACATTCATCCTGTGTCGCAGTCGCGATCGATCAAAGAAGGAAGAAGCGATCACACAGCGCTTCGAAAAGAAGATCGAAGAGTCGCTCATCCGCATGACGGCGCGGTGCGATAAACAGAAACGCGACCCGATGAAGGTCGAACGTGAGATCGGCCGGCTGCTCGGAAAGAACACTCGAGCGGCAAAGCTCTTCGACGTGAAAGTCACGAAGACAGATGACGGGGCCGCACGCATCGAATGGTCAAAGATCGAAGCTACGCGTGACTGGGCGACTCTGAGTTCCGGATGCTATCTGCTGCGAACGAATGTCAGCGACTGGTCCGACGAAGAACTTTGGAAGGCGTACATCCAACTGACCGAAGCGGAAGCCGCGTTCCGAATCCACAAAAGCGATCTTTCGATCCGCCCGATCTGGCATCAGAAGGAGGACCGTGTTCTGGCACACATCTTCGTGTGTTTTCTGGCGTATGTGTTGTGGAAGACGCTCGGCCAGCTGTGCAGCAAAGCAGGGCTGGGCGACGAACCGCGCCGTGTGCTTGCGGAGCTGTCGGAGATCCGTTCGATGGACGTCGTCCTGCCCACTCGCACCGGCCCGGAGATCCGCACCCGCTGCGTGTCAAAGCCCTCCGACCATCAACAGATTCTTCTGGAAAAGCTGAGCCTCAACCTGCCCTCAAAAATAATCCAAAAGCAAATGTAG
- a CDS encoding zinc-dependent peptidase, which yields MVFSWLRRRRRKKITSQEFPADWNRIIAANVAHDARLSDAQQRHLRNFVQIFVAETNWEGCHGLKITDEVKVTVAAQAALLTFNHPNNFFDHVLSVLVYPDEFIGKDVDVDSDGVVTERQRRTLGEAMWRGPVVLSWIDVLEGGRREAEGHNLVLHEFAHQLDMMNGRYVDGIPPLQTREQLQRWLAVMQPEYETLVANCRKRHWGVIDCYGAQNEAEFFSVLVEAFFERSGELRAQHPAAYDLLAGYFAIDPALWNSGAA from the coding sequence ATGGTGTTTTCATGGCTACGCCGCCGACGTCGAAAGAAAATCACCTCGCAGGAATTCCCGGCAGACTGGAATCGCATCATCGCCGCTAACGTCGCGCATGATGCGCGGCTGTCGGACGCTCAGCAGCGGCATCTGCGAAACTTCGTGCAGATTTTCGTGGCCGAAACAAACTGGGAAGGCTGTCACGGGTTGAAGATCACTGACGAAGTGAAAGTCACCGTCGCGGCCCAAGCGGCACTTCTGACCTTCAACCATCCGAACAATTTTTTCGACCATGTGCTGTCGGTGCTGGTCTATCCGGATGAATTTATCGGCAAAGACGTTGATGTGGATTCTGACGGGGTCGTCACCGAACGGCAGCGACGCACGTTGGGAGAAGCGATGTGGCGAGGGCCGGTGGTGTTGTCCTGGATCGACGTGCTGGAAGGCGGTCGACGGGAGGCCGAAGGCCACAATCTGGTACTGCATGAATTTGCTCATCAGCTGGACATGATGAACGGCCGATACGTGGACGGCATTCCGCCTCTTCAAACTCGCGAGCAGCTGCAGCGATGGCTGGCCGTCATGCAGCCGGAATATGAAACGCTGGTGGCCAATTGTCGCAAACGGCATTGGGGCGTGATCGACTGCTATGGGGCTCAGAACGAAGCTGAATTCTTCTCAGTGCTGGTGGAGGCGTTTTTTGAGCGTTCGGGCGAATTACGTGCACAGCACCCAGCGGCCTACGACCTGCTGGCTGGCTATTTTGCGATTGACCCAGCCCTCTGGAATTCCGGAGCGGCTTAA
- a CDS encoding BPSS1187 family protein codes for MQNALLTLLALAAVTTGESFAQSPALTFNDPNPQQYKLTARASEIDSRVQAHPEIGFLVDTKDGKPADVQQASVDTGVAPRGKLVIWLMGHNQQLFDRCNSYGLHAIRVHYANRWFSLCCREKPVGEHCRGNIRLEAATGEDFSDDVDIPKPDGMMERAFQFVKWLSKKHPQGKWEYFLTADGKGLRWDDVIVAGSSHGSTTASRFAKHQKVSRVVALCGPRDQHQTWQSLPSATPENRLFGFTHVLDGGWTADHYCRSWELMGLHKFGPIVNVDQSKPPYGNRRRLITDFDVKGDPKRAHSSVSPGSRSAKDGQTGAYLHDPVWEYMFTHPVDSVGDPVPLDSACDKVQKQ; via the coding sequence ATGCAAAACGCACTGCTCACGCTGTTGGCCCTGGCAGCTGTTACGACTGGCGAATCTTTCGCCCAGTCCCCTGCCCTGACCTTCAACGACCCGAATCCGCAGCAATACAAGCTGACCGCGCGGGCCAGCGAAATTGATTCGCGGGTCCAGGCTCACCCTGAGATCGGTTTTTTGGTCGACACGAAGGATGGAAAGCCAGCCGACGTGCAGCAGGCGTCCGTGGATACCGGCGTTGCCCCACGCGGCAAGCTGGTCATCTGGCTGATGGGGCACAATCAGCAGTTGTTCGATCGCTGCAACAGCTATGGCCTGCACGCGATTCGAGTTCACTATGCCAACCGCTGGTTCTCACTTTGCTGCAGGGAAAAGCCGGTCGGCGAACACTGCCGTGGAAATATCCGGTTGGAAGCGGCGACGGGGGAAGACTTCAGTGATGACGTCGATATTCCCAAGCCCGATGGCATGATGGAACGAGCTTTTCAGTTCGTGAAGTGGCTTTCTAAAAAGCATCCTCAGGGCAAGTGGGAGTACTTTTTGACGGCGGACGGAAAGGGGCTGCGCTGGGATGATGTGATCGTGGCGGGCAGTTCGCATGGTTCGACAACCGCGTCCCGGTTTGCGAAGCATCAGAAGGTCAGTCGAGTCGTTGCGTTGTGCGGTCCTCGTGACCAGCATCAAACGTGGCAGTCCTTGCCGTCGGCCACGCCGGAGAATCGCTTATTCGGATTTACGCATGTGCTGGATGGCGGCTGGACGGCCGATCATTACTGTCGAAGCTGGGAATTAATGGGCTTACATAAGTTCGGTCCAATCGTGAACGTCGATCAATCGAAGCCGCCTTATGGAAACAGACGACGTCTGATCACAGACTTCGACGTGAAAGGCGATCCGAAGCGAGCTCATAGTTCCGTTTCACCGGGCAGTCGGTCTGCCAAAGATGGTCAAACCGGTGCCTACCTGCATGACCCTGTCTGGGAGTACATGTTTACGCATCCCGTGGACAGCGTTGGCGATCCGGTTCCTCTGGATTCGGCCTGCGACAAAGTACAGAAGCAGTAG
- a CDS encoding class II fumarate hydratase has protein sequence MSEFRTERDSMGPVQVPAEAFYGAQTQRAVENFPISGWELPPELIHAMGRVKYACGVANRDLGKLTGTGKNPLNDEQVSAMLQACEDVVDGSLDDQFPIDVFQTGSGTSSNMNVNEVISNRAIEILGGDRFAADKPVHPNDHVNMGQSTNDTFPTAIHVAVGTSIVNDLLPALQRFADELQKKADDWDQIIKIGRTHLADATPLRLGQEFGGFARQLQLSIDRAKRAVDAIAELPVGGTAVGSGINTHPEFGSRVAAVLAETTEVPFIEAVNHFEGNAQRDGLVECHGQLKAVATTLFNVANNIRWLGSGPRCGFYEVKIPDLQPGSSIMPGKVNPVMCESMMQVCARVMGNDQTISVCGATGGQFQLNIMMPVMGQTTLESVRLLANCSNAFVEYCLLNMEANTEACEASVEKSLSMVTSLNPHIGYEKASALAKEAFKSGKTIRELCTEQNILPPDVLTEALDPMSMTEPHA, from the coding sequence ATGTCAGAATTTCGTACCGAACGCGATTCCATGGGGCCCGTGCAGGTTCCCGCCGAAGCCTTTTATGGAGCTCAAACGCAGCGAGCGGTTGAGAACTTTCCGATCTCCGGCTGGGAGCTTCCACCGGAATTGATCCATGCGATGGGGCGAGTGAAGTACGCTTGTGGAGTTGCGAACCGCGACCTGGGAAAGCTTACCGGCACGGGCAAAAATCCGCTCAACGATGAGCAGGTCAGCGCCATGTTGCAGGCCTGTGAAGATGTCGTCGATGGTTCGCTTGACGACCAGTTTCCGATCGACGTGTTTCAGACGGGTTCCGGCACGTCCAGCAACATGAACGTCAACGAAGTGATCAGCAATCGGGCGATCGAGATCCTCGGCGGCGACCGGTTTGCGGCCGACAAACCCGTGCATCCGAACGATCACGTGAACATGGGACAAAGCACCAACGATACGTTCCCGACAGCCATCCACGTGGCTGTGGGGACATCAATCGTTAACGATCTGCTTCCTGCTCTGCAGCGTTTTGCGGACGAACTTCAGAAGAAGGCTGACGATTGGGATCAGATCATCAAGATCGGCCGCACTCACCTGGCCGACGCTACGCCATTGCGACTTGGTCAGGAATTCGGCGGGTTCGCACGCCAATTGCAGCTTTCCATTGACCGAGCCAAACGAGCGGTCGATGCGATTGCCGAACTTCCGGTTGGCGGAACGGCCGTGGGTTCGGGCATCAATACGCATCCTGAATTTGGAAGCCGAGTTGCCGCCGTGCTGGCAGAAACAACGGAAGTACCGTTCATCGAAGCGGTCAATCACTTTGAAGGAAACGCTCAGCGCGATGGACTTGTTGAATGTCATGGCCAGCTAAAAGCCGTCGCGACCACGCTGTTCAACGTTGCCAATAACATCCGCTGGTTGGGATCGGGGCCTCGCTGCGGCTTCTACGAGGTGAAGATTCCAGACCTGCAGCCGGGTTCTTCGATCATGCCGGGAAAAGTGAATCCGGTGATGTGTGAATCCATGATGCAGGTTTGTGCGAGGGTGATGGGTAACGATCAAACGATCTCAGTCTGCGGTGCCACAGGCGGTCAGTTCCAGCTAAATATCATGATGCCCGTGATGGGGCAGACAACGCTGGAAAGCGTTCGGCTGTTAGCCAACTGTTCGAATGCGTTTGTGGAATACTGTCTGCTGAATATGGAAGCCAATACGGAAGCCTGCGAAGCTTCGGTCGAAAAAAGCCTGTCGATGGTGACGAGTCTGAACCCGCACATTGGCTATGAAAAAGCATCGGCTTTGGCGAAGGAAGCGTTCAAATCCGGCAAGACAATTCGCGAGCTTTGCACGGAGCAGAATATTCTGCCGCCCGACGTTCTAACCGAGGCACTCGATCCGATGAGCATGACGGAACCTCACGCATAG